The following are encoded together in the Leguminivora glycinivorella isolate SPB_JAAS2020 chromosome 18, LegGlyc_1.1, whole genome shotgun sequence genome:
- the LOC125235827 gene encoding endochitinase-like isoform X2, whose translation MTRLILLGALLCLAGSLAKPSSKRDGVVFCYYGEWANERASAGRFGVSDLPTNLCTHIVYSFLLLDGPTGNIIAPKPTSNEGKTNYVADLIALKEINADLKILAAIGGWSEGSDNFSPVVNDDALRANFVKNLYEYIDSNGFDGLDLDWEYPSQRGGLETDKEKFVSLVKELKEAFTPKGYLVTSAVAVTQAHIDLSYDVTALNEHLDYINLMTYDLHGTWDTETGANAPLYPQETDAPTLNLNVNNSVHVWINNGASPSKLLLGLANYGKSFTLTSLENTGTGAPFDGAGAPGPYTGAAGTLAYYEICEDQQNNPSEWSVTEVEGNYVYANKDLQWVGYDNPNTIYAKARYAKEMGLGGIMYWAVDLDDFSGLCGSKYPLISAGVNGYNSCH comes from the exons ATGACGCGTTTAATCCTACTCGGGGCGTTGCTGTGTCTGGCTGGCAGCTTGGCGAAGCCTAGCTCTAAACGTG ATGGCGTTGTATTCTGCTACTACGGCGAGTGGGCCAACGAGCGAGCCTCGGCCGGCCGTTTCGGCGTCAGCGACCTGCCCACAAACCTCTGCACGCACATCGTCTACTCTTTCCTCCTGCTAGACGGACCCACTGGGAACATTATTGCCCCTAAGCCTACTTCTAATGAAGGGAAGACCA ATTACGTCGCCGACCTAATAGCCTTGAAAGAGATCAATGCTGATTTGAAAATCTTAGCTGCAATTGGCGGCTGGAGTGAAGGTTCCGACAATTTTTCACCT GTGGTCAACGATGACGCGTTAAGGGCGAACTTCGTCAAGAACTTGTACGAATACATCGACAGCAATGGTTTCGATGGTTTGGATTTGGATTGGGAGTACCCTTCGCAAAGAGGAGGATTGGAGACAGATAAG GAAAAGTTCGTGTCATTGGTGAAGGAGTTGAAGGAAGCGTTCACACCTAAAGGATACCTTGTGACCTCCGCCGTGGCCGTCACCCAGGCACACATTGACCTGTCTTATGACGTCACTGCACTCAATGA ACACTTGGACTACATAAACCTGATGACGTACGATCTCCACGGCACCTGGGACACTGAGACTGGCGCTAACGCCCCTCTTTACCCTCAGGAGACCGATGCTCCTACTCTCAATTTGAACGTC aacaactcagtccaCGTCTGGATCAACAACGGCGCGTCGCCATCTAAGCTGCTGCTCGGCCTCGCAAACTACGGGAAGTCCTTCACCCTGACCAGTCTGGAGAACACCGGCACTGGAGCACCCTTCGATGGCGCTGGAGCCCCCGGCCCTTACACTGGGGCGGCCGGGACTTTGGCTTACTATGAG ATCTGCGAAGACCAGCAGAACAATCCATCTGAGTGGTCCGTTACTGAGGTAGAGGGCAATTACGTGTATGCCAACAAGGACCTCCAGTGGGTCGGCTATGACAATCCTAACACAATCTACGCTAAG GCGAGATATGCCAAGGAGATGGGTCTAGGTGGCATCATGTACTGGGCCGTGGATCTGGATGACTTCAGCGGCCTCTGTGGATCCAAGTACCCACTCATCTCAGCTGGTGTCAACGGATACAACTCATGCCACTAG
- the LOC125235827 gene encoding chitotriosidase-1-like isoform X1: MKCFLFFGVYLFLSLAWPSLGASARSDGVVFCYYGEWANERASAGRFGVSDLPTNLCTHIVYSFLLLDGPTGNIIAPKPTSNEGKTNYVADLIALKEINADLKILAAIGGWSEGSDNFSPVVNDDALRANFVKNLYEYIDSNGFDGLDLDWEYPSQRGGLETDKEKFVSLVKELKEAFTPKGYLVTSAVAVTQAHIDLSYDVTALNEHLDYINLMTYDLHGTWDTETGANAPLYPQETDAPTLNLNVNNSVHVWINNGASPSKLLLGLANYGKSFTLTSLENTGTGAPFDGAGAPGPYTGAAGTLAYYEICEDQQNNPSEWSVTEVEGNYVYANKDLQWVGYDNPNTIYAKARYAKEMGLGGIMYWAVDLDDFSGLCGSKYPLISAGVNGYNSCH; the protein is encoded by the exons ATGGCGTTGTATTCTGCTACTACGGCGAGTGGGCCAACGAGCGAGCCTCGGCCGGCCGTTTCGGCGTCAGCGACCTGCCCACAAACCTCTGCACGCACATCGTCTACTCTTTCCTCCTGCTAGACGGACCCACTGGGAACATTATTGCCCCTAAGCCTACTTCTAATGAAGGGAAGACCA ATTACGTCGCCGACCTAATAGCCTTGAAAGAGATCAATGCTGATTTGAAAATCTTAGCTGCAATTGGCGGCTGGAGTGAAGGTTCCGACAATTTTTCACCT GTGGTCAACGATGACGCGTTAAGGGCGAACTTCGTCAAGAACTTGTACGAATACATCGACAGCAATGGTTTCGATGGTTTGGATTTGGATTGGGAGTACCCTTCGCAAAGAGGAGGATTGGAGACAGATAAG GAAAAGTTCGTGTCATTGGTGAAGGAGTTGAAGGAAGCGTTCACACCTAAAGGATACCTTGTGACCTCCGCCGTGGCCGTCACCCAGGCACACATTGACCTGTCTTATGACGTCACTGCACTCAATGA ACACTTGGACTACATAAACCTGATGACGTACGATCTCCACGGCACCTGGGACACTGAGACTGGCGCTAACGCCCCTCTTTACCCTCAGGAGACCGATGCTCCTACTCTCAATTTGAACGTC aacaactcagtccaCGTCTGGATCAACAACGGCGCGTCGCCATCTAAGCTGCTGCTCGGCCTCGCAAACTACGGGAAGTCCTTCACCCTGACCAGTCTGGAGAACACCGGCACTGGAGCACCCTTCGATGGCGCTGGAGCCCCCGGCCCTTACACTGGGGCGGCCGGGACTTTGGCTTACTATGAG ATCTGCGAAGACCAGCAGAACAATCCATCTGAGTGGTCCGTTACTGAGGTAGAGGGCAATTACGTGTATGCCAACAAGGACCTCCAGTGGGTCGGCTATGACAATCCTAACACAATCTACGCTAAG GCGAGATATGCCAAGGAGATGGGTCTAGGTGGCATCATGTACTGGGCCGTGGATCTGGATGACTTCAGCGGCCTCTGTGGATCCAAGTACCCACTCATCTCAGCTGGTGTCAACGGATACAACTCATGCCACTAG